One window of Phalacrocorax carbo chromosome 1, bPhaCar2.1, whole genome shotgun sequence genomic DNA carries:
- the CSRP2 gene encoding cysteine and glycine-rich protein 2 produces the protein MPNWGGGNKCGACGRTVYHAEEVQCDGRSFHRCCFLCMVCRKNLDSTTVAIHDAEVYCKSCYGKKYGPKGYGYGQGAGTLNMDRGERLGIKPESTPSPHRPTTNPNTSKFAQKFGGAEKCSRCGDSVYAAEKVIGAGKPWHKNCFRCAKCGKSLESTTLTEKEGEIYCKGCYAKNFGPKGFGYGQGAGALVHAQ, from the exons ATGCCGAACTGGGGAGGCGGCAACAAATGCGGTGCCTGTGGCCGCACCGTCTACCATGCCGAGGAGGTGCAGTGCGACGGGAGGAGCTTCCACCGGTGCTGCTTCCTCTGCA tggtCTGCCGGAAAAACTTGGACAGCACAACTGTAGCGATTCACGATGCTGAAGTTTACTGCAAATCTTGCTATGGAAAAAAGTATGGCCCGAAAGGTTATGGGTATGGCCAAGGGGCAGGCACGCTGAACATGGACAGGGGAGAGAGACTAGGCATCAAGCCTGAGAG CACGCCCTCTCCCCACCGACccacaacaaacccaaacacttCAAAGTTCGCTCAGAAGTTCGGAGGGGCAGAGAAATGCTCGAGGTGTGGCGATTCTGTTTATGCGGCAGAGAAAGTAATAGGAGCTGGGAAG CCGTGGCACAAAAACTGCTTCCGATGTGCCAAGTGTGGGAAAAGCCTAGAATCTACAACCCTAActgaaaaagagggagaaatctACTGTAAAg GTTGTTACGCAAAGAACTTTGGCCCCAAGGGATTTGGGTACGGCCAGGGAGCGGGCGCCCTCGTTCATGCCCAGTGA